A section of the Acidobacterium capsulatum ATCC 51196 genome encodes:
- the egtD gene encoding L-histidine N(alpha)-methyltransferase has product MSLAHAAPVLPAAAPSALGAEVLRGLTATPKTLSPWLFYDARGSELFEKITTLPEYYLTRTERAIFREHASEILATAAGDRRLALIELGAGTATKTGLLLKAALERQQSVTYCALDVSPSALEEARTTITSQFPGVTVETRVADYTENLSAIQPLKNSATRRLVLYIGSSIGNFDPADATGLLRRLRQRLAPGDHILLGADHAPGTGKDTATLLRAYDDASSVTAAFNRNALVRINRELDANFDLHAFRHIARWNPQHSRMEMHLESTRRQTVSVAALGLNLNFSPGETIHTENSYKFTPGSIAHLLADGGFTVTHSWTDARRWFGVYLASASPLQ; this is encoded by the coding sequence ATGTCGCTCGCACACGCTGCCCCCGTTCTGCCTGCTGCCGCACCCTCCGCACTTGGCGCTGAAGTTCTGCGTGGACTCACCGCGACTCCAAAGACACTCTCGCCCTGGCTTTTTTATGACGCGCGCGGCTCTGAGCTTTTTGAGAAAATTACCACGCTACCGGAGTACTATCTCACCCGCACTGAGCGTGCCATCTTTCGCGAACACGCCTCTGAGATCCTCGCCACTGCGGCCGGTGATCGCCGCCTTGCTCTCATCGAACTCGGCGCCGGTACCGCAACTAAAACCGGCCTGCTGCTCAAGGCTGCTCTTGAGCGCCAGCAGAGTGTCACCTATTGCGCGCTCGATGTCTCCCCGTCGGCACTCGAAGAAGCTCGCACCACCATCACCTCGCAATTTCCCGGCGTCACTGTTGAAACGCGAGTTGCGGACTACACCGAAAACCTCAGCGCTATTCAGCCCCTGAAGAATTCGGCTACTCGCCGCCTCGTGCTCTACATCGGCTCGAGCATCGGCAATTTCGATCCGGCGGACGCCACGGGCCTGTTGCGGCGTCTGCGCCAGCGTCTCGCACCCGGTGACCATATCCTGCTCGGCGCAGATCACGCTCCCGGCACCGGCAAAGACACGGCCACACTGCTGCGCGCCTATGATGACGCCTCCAGTGTGACCGCGGCCTTTAACCGCAATGCCCTCGTGCGCATCAACCGCGAACTCGATGCAAACTTTGATTTGCACGCCTTCCGCCACATCGCACGCTGGAACCCCCAACACTCCCGCATGGAGATGCACCTGGAAAGCACGCGCAGACAGACCGTCTCCGTAGCCGCTCTGGGGCTGAATCTTAACTTCTCGCCCGGCGAGACAATTCACACCGAAAACAGTTACAAATTCACTCCCGGCAGCATCGCACACCTGCTGGCGGATGGTGGCTTTACTGTGACGCATTCTTGGACCGATGCACGCCGCTGGTTCGGCGTCTATCTCGCATCCGCTTCCCCGCTGCAGTAG
- a CDS encoding MBL fold metallo-hydrolase: MTIQQFLTPGLAQYAYLIASEGQAVVIDPMRGDPRPAAYAAAHALRITHVLETHIHADFASGAPVLAQTTGAELALSAYDEGELYQYAMPHLRLSDGERIAVGRLTLEALHTPGHTPEHLSFALYDSDRNNSAPVALFSGDFIFPGSLGRPDLLGEDAKVGLAHALHRSLHHRIAHLPGTVRLYPGHGAGSLCGAGIGEQAESTLGQERLTNPLCQLAEDDFVREILAGVPPMPAYYPRMKQLNATGAAAWETLPTPAALSPAEVHALDSTQSILLDLRTPEAFAAGHIPGAIHIGAGASLPLWAGWLLDPARPITLISETGDDPESRLALARVGLDRVTGFLAGGMSAWRAAALPERILPRLSPSEVEERATHALLLDVRNPGEWQLGHIPGARHLMLGDLPAQLATLSPHQPIIAICQGGYRASAAASLLARAGFRDVATLAGGMTAWNQHTLALQSR; encoded by the coding sequence ATGACCATCCAGCAGTTTCTTACCCCCGGGCTCGCCCAGTACGCGTACCTCATCGCCTCCGAGGGGCAAGCGGTCGTCATTGATCCCATGCGCGGCGATCCGCGCCCGGCCGCGTACGCCGCGGCACACGCGCTGCGCATCACCCATGTGCTCGAAACTCACATTCACGCCGACTTCGCCTCAGGCGCGCCCGTACTTGCACAAACCACCGGAGCCGAACTGGCGCTGAGCGCATACGACGAGGGCGAGCTCTACCAATACGCCATGCCGCACCTCCGCCTGAGCGATGGCGAACGCATCGCCGTGGGCCGCCTCACGCTCGAAGCGTTGCACACCCCCGGCCACACGCCCGAGCATCTCTCCTTCGCGCTGTACGATTCAGACCGGAACAACAGCGCACCCGTCGCGCTCTTCAGCGGCGACTTCATCTTTCCCGGCTCGCTTGGCCGTCCTGATCTCTTGGGAGAGGACGCTAAAGTCGGCCTGGCGCACGCGCTCCATCGCAGTTTGCACCACCGCATCGCGCACCTGCCCGGCACGGTACGTCTTTACCCCGGCCACGGCGCAGGCTCGCTCTGCGGTGCGGGCATTGGTGAGCAGGCCGAATCCACGCTCGGGCAGGAGCGCCTCACGAACCCGCTCTGCCAGCTCGCAGAGGACGACTTCGTCCGCGAAATCCTCGCCGGCGTTCCGCCCATGCCCGCCTACTATCCGCGCATGAAGCAACTCAACGCCACTGGAGCCGCCGCCTGGGAGACCCTCCCCACGCCAGCCGCACTTTCCCCGGCGGAAGTTCACGCGCTTGACTCCACGCAATCCATCCTGCTCGACCTGCGCACGCCCGAGGCCTTTGCCGCTGGACACATTCCCGGTGCCATTCACATCGGAGCCGGAGCCAGCCTGCCGCTATGGGCCGGATGGCTGCTCGATCCTGCACGGCCCATCACGCTCATCAGCGAAACAGGCGACGACCCGGAATCGCGACTCGCGCTGGCCCGCGTCGGCCTTGACCGCGTCACTGGCTTTCTCGCTGGAGGCATGTCCGCATGGCGCGCCGCCGCCCTGCCCGAGCGCATCCTCCCTCGGCTCTCTCCGTCCGAGGTGGAAGAAAGGGCAACCCACGCACTGCTGCTCGATGTGCGCAATCCCGGCGAGTGGCAACTCGGCCACATCCCCGGCGCGCGGCATCTCATGCTCGGCGACTTGCCCGCTCAGTTAGCCACACTTTCCCCGCATCAACCCATCATCGCGATCTGCCAGGGGGGTTACCGCGCCAGCGCCGCCGCCAGCCTGCTGGCACGCGCCGGCTTTCGCGACGTCGCCACTCTGGCCGGCGGCATGACCGCCTGGAATCAGCACACCCTCGCTCTGCAATCACGCTGA
- the yiaK gene encoding 3-dehydro-L-gulonate 2-dehydrogenase yields the protein MLRIPFDDLHRAFIAALTHVGFTPERAELCARLFAETTLDGVYSHGANRFPRFLAMIRNGAVDVHATPQCMSAFGALERWDGRRGPGNLNAHAAMERALALSRTHGIGCLALRNTNHWMRGGSYGWQAANAGSIALCWTNTMPNLPAWGTREASVGNNPLIVAVPRRAGHLVLDMAMSQFSYGALESYSRRSELLPIPGGFDASGTLTNDPAAIEASQRPLPIGYWKGSGLALLLDAVAAMTALGNATHQLARDPLQETGLSQMFIAIHPAALDAAADANHLADEIVASLHAAAPVDPGRPARYPGEQTLRLREENLRLGIPVEDVIWQQILAV from the coding sequence ATGCTTCGCATCCCATTTGACGATCTACACCGCGCCTTCATCGCTGCTCTCACCCACGTTGGTTTCACACCCGAACGCGCCGAACTCTGCGCGCGGCTCTTCGCTGAAACCACGCTGGACGGCGTCTATTCACACGGTGCAAACCGCTTTCCGCGTTTCCTCGCGATGATCCGCAACGGTGCCGTCGATGTGCATGCCACTCCCCAATGCATGTCTGCCTTCGGTGCGCTCGAGCGCTGGGATGGTCGTCGCGGTCCCGGCAATCTCAATGCACACGCCGCCATGGAACGAGCGCTTGCCTTGAGCCGCACGCACGGCATCGGCTGCCTGGCGCTTCGTAACACCAATCACTGGATGCGCGGCGGCAGCTACGGCTGGCAGGCCGCAAATGCCGGCTCCATCGCGCTCTGCTGGACAAACACAATGCCCAATCTACCCGCATGGGGCACGCGCGAAGCATCCGTGGGCAACAATCCGCTCATTGTTGCCGTGCCGCGCCGCGCGGGTCATCTGGTGCTCGACATGGCCATGTCCCAGTTCTCTTATGGCGCGCTTGAAAGCTACTCCCGCCGCAGCGAACTGCTGCCCATCCCCGGCGGTTTTGATGCCTCGGGTACACTCACAAATGACCCTGCAGCCATTGAGGCCTCGCAACGCCCGCTGCCCATTGGCTACTGGAAAGGCTCGGGACTCGCTCTGCTGCTCGACGCAGTCGCCGCCATGACCGCGCTTGGCAATGCCACGCATCAACTGGCACGCGACCCTCTGCAGGAGACAGGCCTTTCGCAAATGTTCATCGCCATCCACCCCGCCGCGCTGGATGCTGCAGCCGATGCCAATCACCTCGCAGACGAAATCGTCGCCTCGCTGCATGCCGCCGCGCCCGTAGATCCGGGCCGTCCCGCGCGGTATCCCGGCGAACAAACGCTGCGCCTGCGCGAAGAGAATCTTCGTCTCGGCATTCCGGTAGAGGATGTCATCTGGCAGCAGATCCTGGCCGTCTAA
- a CDS encoding ferredoxin--NADP reductase has translation MDRQYYRARLEKKILLSEPAQCFHLEFSIPELESFDFQPGQFVSFVATDERGKHQMRAYSLASAPRGASFDVCVNRVAGGFFSNLLCDLKPGQEVEFHGPHGMFVLRAPLTDSILIATGTGIAPVRGFVEWLFPEEGESRSEGREIWLVYGTRHASEVYYEDHFERVAAKHANFHYVKTLSRPDESWTGHRGYVQDHVARIVHERRAKHGAVTAPKGADFDIRAYICGLNEMVAANRERLKEMGWDRKQIVFERYD, from the coding sequence TTGGATCGTCAGTATTATCGTGCACGCCTTGAAAAAAAGATTCTCCTCTCGGAGCCAGCACAGTGCTTTCATCTGGAGTTTTCGATTCCGGAGCTTGAGAGCTTTGATTTTCAGCCGGGGCAGTTTGTTTCATTTGTGGCGACCGATGAGAGAGGGAAGCACCAGATGCGGGCGTATTCGCTGGCGTCGGCCCCACGTGGCGCGAGCTTTGATGTGTGTGTGAATCGCGTGGCGGGAGGATTTTTTTCAAACCTGCTGTGCGATTTGAAGCCCGGGCAGGAAGTGGAGTTTCACGGGCCGCACGGGATGTTTGTGTTGCGCGCTCCGCTGACCGACTCGATCCTGATTGCGACCGGAACCGGCATTGCGCCGGTGCGTGGTTTTGTGGAATGGCTATTCCCTGAAGAAGGAGAGAGCCGTTCAGAGGGCCGCGAGATATGGCTGGTTTATGGCACGCGACATGCATCGGAGGTGTATTACGAAGACCACTTTGAGCGGGTGGCCGCGAAGCATGCGAACTTTCACTACGTGAAGACGCTGAGCCGCCCGGATGAAAGCTGGACCGGCCATCGCGGCTATGTGCAGGATCATGTGGCGCGCATTGTGCATGAGCGTAGAGCCAAGCATGGTGCGGTGACGGCGCCAAAGGGCGCGGACTTTGATATTCGCGCTTACATTTGTGGCCTGAATGAGATGGTGGCGGCCAATCGCGAGCGGCTCAAGGAGATGGGATGGGATCGCAAGCAGATTGTGTTTGAGCGCTACGATTAA
- a CDS encoding cation transporter has protein sequence MTEHCGDAACEPGCSAKKITGLQAFTLVWMLAECGVSLWSAARAHSPALLAFGADSLVELFSAVVVLMQFVRWFPLSEDRAARIAGALLYALAAVVAALALAALAMGMQPEVSLPGMAITVAALLAMPLLAWQKRRLARKSGNVALAADAVQSATCAYLAAITLAGLAVNFIWHVGWIDSAAALAAVPLILQEARRAMRGESCGCGV, from the coding sequence ATGACAGAACACTGTGGCGACGCGGCCTGTGAGCCCGGTTGCTCCGCGAAAAAGATCACCGGGCTGCAGGCCTTCACGCTTGTGTGGATGCTGGCGGAGTGCGGCGTTTCGCTCTGGAGCGCGGCGCGTGCGCATAGCCCGGCGCTGCTGGCCTTTGGCGCGGATAGCCTGGTGGAACTGTTTTCCGCAGTGGTCGTGCTGATGCAATTTGTGCGGTGGTTTCCGCTTAGCGAAGATCGTGCCGCGCGCATTGCGGGTGCATTGCTGTATGCATTGGCGGCAGTGGTTGCCGCCCTCGCGCTGGCGGCGCTGGCAATGGGGATGCAGCCTGAAGTGAGCTTGCCGGGGATGGCGATCACCGTGGCCGCATTGCTGGCGATGCCGCTGCTCGCATGGCAGAAACGGCGGCTCGCGAGGAAATCTGGCAATGTGGCTTTGGCTGCGGATGCGGTGCAGTCGGCCACTTGTGCTTATCTGGCGGCGATCACGCTGGCGGGGCTCGCGGTGAACTTCATTTGGCATGTGGGCTGGATTGATTCTGCCGCGGCGCTGGCTGCGGTGCCTCTCATTTTGCAGGAGGCGCGCCGCGCCATGAGAGGGGAGAGCTGCGGCTGCGGAGTGTAA
- a CDS encoding WD40/YVTN/BNR-like repeat-containing protein, with product MSSVRVLVGTRKGAFILTADGKRKDWTVSGPFFAGWEIYHMKGSPVDPDCIYASQTSGWFGQILQKSEDGGKTWHQPGLKPGEPEMPAFPGKAPNRFEYDTSDATGNPLTTHQWYDGSQHPWEFKRVWHLEPSLTEAATVYAGVEDAALFRSTDGGQSWKELSGLRGHGTGPHWQPGAGGMCLHTVILDPGNPNRIFIAISAAGAFRTDDGGETWKPINRGLHSKYIPDPNAETGHCVHHIAMHPDRPNTLFMQKHWDIMRTDNAGDEWHKVSGNLPTDFGFVIDVHAHEPETIYVVPIKSDSEHFPLDGALRVYRSRTGGHEWEPLTKGLPQQNCYVNVLRDAMAVDRLDDCGLYFGTTGGQVYASADAGNTWNPIVRDLPAVLSVEVQTLP from the coding sequence ATGAGCAGCGTTCGAGTTTTGGTCGGCACTCGCAAGGGCGCATTCATTCTCACCGCAGATGGCAAGCGCAAGGACTGGACCGTCAGCGGCCCCTTCTTTGCCGGATGGGAGATTTACCACATGAAGGGTTCGCCCGTGGACCCCGACTGCATTTATGCCTCGCAGACCAGCGGATGGTTCGGGCAGATCCTGCAGAAATCAGAAGACGGCGGCAAGACATGGCATCAGCCGGGACTCAAACCAGGCGAACCGGAGATGCCGGCTTTCCCCGGCAAAGCGCCGAATCGCTTCGAATATGACACCTCAGACGCAACCGGCAATCCGCTCACCACCCACCAGTGGTACGACGGCTCGCAGCACCCGTGGGAGTTCAAAAGAGTCTGGCATCTCGAACCCTCCCTAACCGAGGCAGCAACCGTCTACGCCGGCGTTGAAGACGCCGCGCTCTTCCGCTCCACAGATGGCGGCCAATCATGGAAGGAGCTCTCCGGCCTGCGCGGTCACGGCACTGGTCCGCACTGGCAGCCGGGGGCGGGCGGCATGTGCCTGCACACCGTCATCCTTGATCCCGGCAACCCGAATCGCATCTTCATCGCGATCTCAGCGGCCGGCGCATTTCGCACCGACGACGGCGGCGAAACATGGAAGCCCATCAATCGTGGCCTGCATTCCAAATATATTCCCGACCCCAACGCCGAAACCGGCCACTGCGTGCACCACATCGCCATGCATCCCGACCGCCCCAATACGCTCTTCATGCAGAAGCACTGGGACATCATGCGCACCGACAACGCCGGCGACGAATGGCACAAGGTCAGCGGCAATCTGCCCACCGACTTCGGCTTTGTCATCGATGTGCATGCGCACGAGCCGGAGACGATCTACGTCGTCCCCATCAAGAGCGACTCCGAGCACTTTCCTCTTGATGGCGCACTACGCGTCTACCGCAGCCGCACCGGCGGCCACGAGTGGGAGCCGCTCACCAAAGGACTGCCGCAGCAGAACTGCTACGTGAACGTGCTGCGCGACGCCATGGCCGTAGACCGGCTCGACGACTGCGGCCTCTACTTCGGCACCACCGGCGGCCAGGTCTATGCTTCGGCAGACGCGGGCAATACATGGAACCCCATCGTCCGCGATCTGCCTGCGGTTCTCTCGGTGGAAGTACAAACCCTGCCATGA
- a CDS encoding winged helix-turn-helix transcriptional regulator, whose product MPKQSRGHNRSGCPVSLSLEVFGDRWSLLIVRDLMVRGFRNFKDFQESGEGIATNILAGRLRNLETAGIITAQPDPEDARRVLYRLTRKGIDLAPVMLELLVWGATHEPSGAPCEVIAAMAKNRDAILAEVRRRWEQNDPTPLLPWLGGPKRSRKSK is encoded by the coding sequence GTGCCGAAGCAGTCTCGCGGCCACAATCGCTCCGGGTGCCCGGTCAGCCTGTCGCTTGAGGTCTTCGGCGACCGCTGGTCGTTGCTCATCGTGCGCGATCTGATGGTGCGCGGTTTTCGCAATTTCAAAGACTTTCAGGAGAGCGGCGAGGGCATCGCCACCAACATCCTGGCAGGACGCCTGCGGAATCTGGAGACCGCCGGCATCATCACCGCGCAACCCGATCCGGAAGACGCACGCCGCGTGCTCTACCGGCTCACCCGCAAAGGCATCGACCTCGCCCCGGTCATGTTGGAGCTGCTGGTCTGGGGCGCAACACATGAACCATCGGGCGCGCCCTGCGAGGTGATCGCCGCGATGGCCAAAAACCGCGACGCTATCCTCGCTGAAGTGCGCCGCCGCTGGGAACAGAACGACCCCACGCCACTGCTGCCATGGCTGGGCGGGCCCAAAAGAAGCAGGAAGTCGAAGTGA
- a CDS encoding VOC family protein — MSTVAHNSHITPFLWFDNNAEEAARFYTGIFPNSRILETVPNQTGTSPATAAVLLVHFELDGTRFTALNGGPQFPFNESISFVVHCATQAEIDDYWERLTAEGGSEVQCGWLKDKYGVSWQVVPAHISQLARSRKAMQALMQMKKLDIAALERAAQE, encoded by the coding sequence ATGAGCACCGTCGCCCACAATTCGCACATCACGCCCTTTCTCTGGTTTGACAACAACGCCGAAGAAGCGGCTCGGTTCTACACCGGTATCTTCCCCAACTCCCGCATACTAGAGACCGTGCCCAACCAAACCGGCACTTCGCCCGCGACGGCCGCAGTGCTCCTCGTTCACTTTGAGCTTGATGGCACGCGCTTTACCGCACTCAACGGCGGCCCGCAATTTCCGTTTAACGAATCCATCTCGTTTGTCGTCCACTGCGCCACACAAGCAGAAATTGACGACTACTGGGAGCGCCTCACCGCCGAAGGCGGCAGCGAGGTGCAATGCGGCTGGCTCAAGGACAAGTACGGCGTCTCCTGGCAGGTGGTACCTGCGCACATTTCTCAACTGGCCCGCAGCCGCAAAGCCATGCAGGCCCTCATGCAGATGAAGAAGCTCGACATTGCGGCGCTCGAACGTGCCGCGCAGGAATAA
- a CDS encoding MoaD/ThiS family protein, whose protein sequence is MSDAATHTVRVELPYHLRNLAGVGEEVALTLAAPVTLATVLDALESRYPMLRGTIRDHGTLQRRPFLRFFACAQDLSHQPPDTPLPTAVIEGKEPLIVLGAIAGG, encoded by the coding sequence ATGAGCGACGCAGCTACTCATACGGTGCGCGTGGAGTTGCCCTACCACCTGCGCAATCTGGCCGGCGTCGGCGAAGAGGTTGCTCTTACCCTCGCCGCGCCAGTCACTCTTGCCACGGTGCTTGACGCGCTCGAAAGCCGCTACCCCATGCTGCGCGGAACCATCCGCGACCATGGCACGCTGCAGCGCCGCCCCTTCCTGCGCTTCTTTGCCTGCGCGCAGGATCTTTCTCACCAGCCGCCGGACACGCCGCTGCCCACTGCTGTCATCGAAGGCAAAGAACCACTGATCGTACTCGGAGCCATCGCCGGCGGATAG
- a CDS encoding VOC family protein yields the protein MEFAPYVHFSGNCAEALAFYVKVLNGKIAFTHTYGDSPMASMVPADYAGKIMHATFDFEGGRLYACDAPPDRQGKIQGITLSIGAKDAAEAEKIFNALSQGGNVTMPFQQTFWSAGFGMFNDRFGVAWMVNTEQAA from the coding sequence ATGGAATTCGCGCCTTACGTTCACTTCTCCGGCAACTGCGCGGAAGCGCTCGCCTTCTACGTCAAAGTCCTCAACGGAAAAATCGCATTCACCCACACCTACGGCGACTCGCCCATGGCCAGCATGGTCCCGGCGGACTACGCCGGCAAAATCATGCACGCGACCTTCGACTTCGAGGGCGGCCGTCTTTATGCGTGCGATGCGCCGCCCGACCGCCAGGGCAAGATCCAGGGCATCACGCTCTCCATAGGAGCCAAAGACGCAGCCGAAGCGGAGAAGATCTTCAATGCGCTCTCCCAGGGCGGCAATGTCACCATGCCCTTTCAGCAAACCTTCTGGTCCGCAGGCTTCGGTATGTTTAACGACAGGTTTGGCGTGGCCTGGATGGTCAACACCGAGCAGGCAGCTTAG
- the egtB gene encoding ergothioneine biosynthesis protein EgtB produces MTTLASPVSGDAITALGAQFATVRRQSLALCETLTPEDMMVQSLPEGSPAKWHLAHTTWFFETFILREFVSGYQPLHPDFLWLFNSYYNGVSDQPEKTLRAIFSRPAFVDILAYRRHVEDAIAFMLDHEPAQEALTRLVLGLHHEQQHQELLLTDIKHALWSNPLRPIYREGVLSTHAQAAPLVWHEYEGGLREVGFEGDEFCFDNELPRHAVYLHPFRIASRAVTCTEYLEFIEDGGYHRSELWLSAGWDAVREHGWQAPLYWQREGSAWQVFTLHGPADFGTLRDTPVCHISHFEADAYARWRGLRLPTEFEWEVAASPVPTHGNLLEGGRLHPSVALPPASGNANRHPLQLYGDVWEWTASAYLGYPGYRPVPGALGEYNGKFMSGQMVLRGGSCVTPATHIRATYRNFFSPATRWQFSGVRLAQDVS; encoded by the coding sequence ATGACAACACTGGCCAGCCCCGTCTCCGGCGACGCCATCACGGCGCTTGGCGCGCAATTTGCCACAGTGCGCCGCCAGTCGCTCGCCCTGTGCGAAACGCTCACCCCCGAAGATATGATGGTGCAGTCGCTGCCCGAGGGCAGCCCCGCCAAATGGCATCTGGCGCATACTACATGGTTTTTTGAGACCTTCATTCTTCGCGAATTCGTCTCCGGCTATCAGCCCCTCCATCCTGATTTCCTCTGGCTCTTCAACAGCTACTACAACGGCGTCTCTGATCAGCCTGAGAAGACGCTCCGTGCCATCTTCTCGCGCCCGGCGTTTGTTGACATCCTGGCGTATCGCCGTCACGTAGAGGACGCCATCGCATTCATGCTCGATCACGAGCCGGCCCAGGAAGCGCTCACACGCCTCGTGCTCGGGCTGCATCACGAGCAACAGCATCAGGAATTGCTGCTCACGGATATCAAGCATGCGCTCTGGTCCAATCCCCTGCGCCCCATCTACCGCGAGGGAGTTCTCAGCACGCATGCACAGGCCGCCCCGCTGGTGTGGCATGAATATGAAGGCGGCCTTCGCGAGGTTGGCTTTGAGGGTGATGAATTCTGCTTCGACAACGAGCTCCCGCGTCACGCGGTCTATCTGCATCCCTTCCGTATTGCCTCTCGCGCGGTCACCTGCACTGAATACCTCGAGTTCATCGAAGACGGCGGCTATCACCGCAGTGAACTTTGGCTCTCTGCCGGCTGGGACGCCGTGCGCGAGCACGGCTGGCAAGCGCCCCTTTATTGGCAACGCGAAGGCAGCGCATGGCAGGTCTTCACCCTGCATGGCCCTGCAGATTTCGGCACTCTGCGTGACACCCCTGTCTGCCACATCAGCCACTTTGAAGCCGACGCCTACGCACGCTGGCGCGGCCTGCGCCTGCCTACTGAGTTCGAGTGGGAGGTCGCTGCTTCGCCTGTGCCAACCCACGGCAATCTGCTCGAAGGCGGACGCCTGCATCCGTCCGTAGCCCTGCCGCCTGCGAGCGGAAACGCAAACCGTCACCCCCTGCAACTCTACGGCGATGTGTGGGAGTGGACTGCAAGCGCCTATCTCGGCTATCCCGGCTATCGCCCCGTACCAGGCGCACTTGGCGAATACAACGGCAAGTTTATGTCTGGTCAAATGGTCCTGCGCGGCGGCTCCTGCGTCACACCTGCCACACACATCCGCGCGACCTATCGCAACTTTTTCTCTCCCGCCACACGTTGGCAATTCTCCGGCGTGCGGCTCGCGCAGGATGTTTCATAA
- a CDS encoding DinB family protein — protein sequence MSIAQSMLAEFEIQAPITRKFLGRLPEDKLAWQPHPKSMTAGQLALHLAGVPGGVIRAAQNDSMQAAGFQFPQPTSLAAVLAAFDESIALVRELLPPLDDRAMHATWRLISGEEELLAIPRQEFLRDILFSHWYQHRGQFGVYLRLLDIPVPATWGPSADEPPVFPQRTTA from the coding sequence ATGTCGATTGCCCAAAGCATGCTGGCGGAGTTTGAAATCCAGGCCCCCATCACCCGTAAATTTCTTGGGCGTTTGCCCGAGGACAAGCTGGCCTGGCAGCCCCATCCCAAATCCATGACCGCCGGGCAGCTCGCCCTGCATCTGGCTGGCGTGCCGGGCGGTGTCATCCGCGCAGCCCAGAACGACTCCATGCAGGCGGCCGGCTTCCAATTTCCGCAGCCTACGAGCCTCGCTGCGGTGCTCGCCGCGTTCGACGAAAGCATTGCGCTGGTTCGCGAACTGCTGCCGCCTCTGGACGATCGAGCCATGCACGCCACCTGGCGGTTGATCTCAGGCGAGGAGGAACTGCTCGCCATTCCCCGCCAGGAATTTTTGCGCGACATCCTGTTCAGTCACTGGTATCAGCATCGCGGACAGTTCGGCGTGTATCTGCGCCTGCTCGATATTCCTGTGCCCGCCACCTGGGGCCCCAGTGCCGACGAGCCGCCGGTTTTCCCGCAGAGAACCACTGCCTGA
- a CDS encoding TetR/AcrR family transcriptional regulator gives MTDTLIDRSVSGWTRALLEPADDAGKRRAALLEAAFDTIAEAGFEGLRTRAVAQRAGVNIATLHYYFPSKQFLIEGLAQWIGAKFVSLHGPAPQPSGLPALDRLRQEFADGRFYLREHPEMLLVMQEFGLRAQRDAAVMAVTQQMHGHWRQGIEQMVEEGVADGTFREDVPPCELTAMLMTLFAGVAGRDVEQMDAIARHTEDWLLSARAKRKLAAARKRGAKA, from the coding sequence GTGACCGATACTTTGATTGATCGTTCCGTTTCTGGCTGGACCAGAGCTCTGCTCGAGCCGGCCGATGACGCGGGCAAGCGCCGCGCCGCGCTGCTCGAGGCCGCTTTTGACACGATTGCGGAGGCTGGTTTCGAGGGATTGCGTACCCGCGCCGTGGCCCAGCGCGCCGGCGTGAACATTGCAACCCTGCATTACTACTTTCCGTCGAAGCAGTTCTTGATTGAGGGGCTGGCGCAGTGGATTGGTGCAAAGTTTGTGTCGCTCCATGGCCCCGCGCCTCAGCCCTCAGGGCTGCCCGCGCTGGACCGGCTGCGGCAGGAGTTTGCCGATGGGCGGTTTTATCTGCGTGAGCACCCAGAAATGCTGCTGGTGATGCAGGAATTTGGCCTGCGCGCTCAGCGGGATGCAGCCGTGATGGCGGTGACGCAACAGATGCATGGGCATTGGCGGCAAGGCATTGAGCAAATGGTGGAAGAGGGGGTGGCCGATGGCACCTTTCGCGAGGATGTGCCGCCCTGCGAACTGACGGCTATGCTCATGACGCTTTTTGCAGGAGTGGCAGGACGCGATGTGGAGCAGATGGATGCTATTGCCCGGCACACCGAAGACTGGCTCTTGAGCGCGAGGGCAAAACGCAAACTGGCCGCGGCCAGAAAACGGGGAGCAAAAGCATGA